In Deinococcus sp. Leaf326, a single genomic region encodes these proteins:
- a CDS encoding acyl-CoA dehydrogenase, whose translation MAPFLSKRDLQFQLYEVLDTGALTARPRHAEHSREVYDDVLNLAYNVAEKYFANHTREADLNEPHVEGGRVKLVPGVEAAMKAFRDAGFFSAHHDEELGGLQLPWVVMQAVQAHFQAANMGTSGYPFLTIGNANLQREFGSEEQKRKYLTPLLEGRWFGTMALSEPHAGSGLADITTSATPRGDGTYSIQGTKMWISGGEHELSENIVHLVLARIKGAPAGVKGISLFIVPRYRVNEDGSVGEKNNVVLAGLNHKMGYRGTTNTLLNFGEGGETVGELVGEAGRGLSYMFHMMNEARIGVGMGAVMLGYAGYLASLEYARERLQGRHASAKDPTGPMVSIIEHADVKRLLLRQKAFVEGGLALGLYASSLVDDLATGPEEAREDTRLLLDLLTPIVKSWPSKYSQEALSDAIQVMGGAGYTRDYPVEMYYRDNRLNPIHEGTEGIQGNDLLGRKVTQSGGRGLTVLLERMSADLRAAEGLDGLEEIRSALSTAIGQNREAFGAILGRAAELGPDLYLANANSALEMLGHTVVGWMWLRQAAAAARALPGARGDDEGFYRGKVQAARFFAVYELPKVRAHAELLASADATTHEMRGDWF comes from the coding sequence GTGGCACCATTCCTGAGCAAGCGCGACCTGCAGTTCCAACTCTACGAAGTTCTCGACACCGGGGCCCTGACCGCCCGGCCCCGCCACGCCGAGCACAGCCGAGAAGTGTACGACGACGTGCTGAATCTCGCCTACAACGTGGCCGAGAAGTATTTCGCCAACCACACCCGCGAGGCCGATCTGAACGAGCCGCATGTCGAAGGCGGCCGTGTGAAGCTGGTGCCGGGCGTGGAAGCCGCCATGAAGGCCTTCCGCGACGCGGGCTTTTTCAGCGCCCATCACGATGAGGAACTGGGCGGGCTGCAACTGCCGTGGGTGGTCATGCAGGCGGTGCAGGCGCACTTTCAGGCTGCGAATATGGGTACCTCGGGCTACCCGTTCCTGACCATCGGAAACGCCAACCTTCAACGCGAGTTCGGCAGCGAGGAGCAGAAGCGCAAGTACCTGACGCCGCTGCTCGAGGGCCGCTGGTTTGGCACGATGGCACTGTCCGAGCCGCACGCAGGCTCCGGGCTGGCCGACATCACCACCTCCGCCACGCCGCGCGGCGACGGGACGTACAGCATCCAGGGCACCAAGATGTGGATTTCGGGCGGCGAGCACGAGCTCTCCGAGAACATCGTGCACCTCGTGCTGGCCCGCATCAAGGGCGCTCCGGCGGGCGTGAAGGGCATCTCGCTGTTCATCGTACCCAGGTACCGCGTGAACGAGGACGGCAGCGTCGGCGAAAAGAACAACGTCGTTCTGGCAGGCCTAAACCACAAGATGGGCTACCGGGGGACCACGAACACGCTGCTCAATTTCGGCGAGGGCGGCGAGACGGTCGGCGAACTCGTGGGCGAAGCCGGGCGAGGCCTGAGCTACATGTTCCACATGATGAACGAGGCCCGCATCGGCGTGGGCATGGGCGCGGTGATGCTGGGCTACGCAGGGTATCTGGCGAGCCTGGAGTATGCCCGCGAGCGACTGCAGGGCCGCCACGCCAGCGCCAAGGACCCCACGGGCCCGATGGTGAGCATCATCGAACACGCCGACGTCAAACGGCTGCTGCTGCGGCAGAAAGCCTTCGTCGAGGGCGGCCTTGCGCTGGGTCTGTACGCATCCAGCCTCGTGGACGACCTCGCCACCGGCCCCGAGGAGGCCCGCGAGGACACCCGCCTGCTGCTCGACCTGCTGACTCCCATTGTCAAGTCGTGGCCCAGCAAGTACAGCCAGGAGGCCCTCAGCGACGCGATCCAGGTCATGGGTGGAGCCGGCTACACCCGCGATTACCCGGTCGAGATGTACTACCGCGACAACCGCCTGAACCCCATCCACGAAGGCACCGAGGGCATCCAGGGCAACGACCTGCTGGGCCGAAAGGTGACCCAGTCGGGCGGGCGTGGCCTGACCGTGCTGCTGGAGCGGATGTCCGCCGACTTAAGGGCAGCCGAGGGTTTGGACGGCCTGGAAGAGATCCGTAGCGCTCTGAGCACCGCCATTGGCCAGAACCGGGAGGCCTTCGGGGCCATCCTGGGGCGCGCGGCCGAGCTGGGGCCCGACCTCTACCTCGCCAACGCCAACAGCGCCCTGGAGATGCTGGGGCACACGGTGGTGGGCTGGATGTGGCTGCGGCAGGCGGCGGCGGCGGCAAGGGCCCTGCCGGGCGCGCGCGGCGACGACGAGGGTTTCTACCGGGGCAAGGTGCAGGCCGCGCGCTTTTTCGCGGTCTACGAGCTGCCGAAAGTCCGCGCCCACGCCGAGCTGCTGGCGAGCGCCGACGCCACGACCCACGAGATGCGCGGGGACTGGTTCTAG
- a CDS encoding low affinity iron permease family protein gives MSLPDLNLKAFRRRAPTLEAHFQSFSRHIADFSGTAVAFTLAFSTVAVWGVTGPLFHFSDGWQLVINTGTTIVTFLMVFLIQNAQNEDARELHAKLDAVLQELRAERGMLHDPELLTLTPNEILKDMRLGDG, from the coding sequence ATGTCGCTGCCGGATCTCAACCTCAAGGCCTTTCGCCGCCGCGCGCCCACCCTCGAAGCCCACTTCCAGAGCTTTTCCCGCCATATCGCCGATTTCAGTGGTACGGCCGTCGCCTTCACACTGGCGTTTTCCACGGTGGCGGTCTGGGGCGTCACCGGGCCGCTGTTCCACTTCTCGGACGGCTGGCAGCTCGTCATCAACACGGGCACGACCATCGTCACCTTCCTGATGGTTTTCCTGATCCAGAACGCCCAGAACGAGGACGCCCGCGAACTGCATGCCAAGCTCGACGCCGTATTGCAGGAACTGCGCGCCGAGCGCGGGATGCTTCACGACCCCGAACTGCTGACGCTCACCCCCAACGAGATTCTGAAAGACATGCGCCTAGGTGACGGCTGA
- a CDS encoding MerR family transcriptional regulator → MTDSTTGAVTAAAPAFYTTAELARAAGVTRRTVMHYAELGLLAPDQVTASGRSLYGPYALRLLRDVMDMRALGMTLEEARDMVTLRRATHAVDGTYRRDWTRADVPLSDERLDALHARLRAIHGAYERQADNLARFDRWLTKRFTGALASEPEAPGDGADHTE, encoded by the coding sequence GTGACAGACTCCACGACGGGTGCTGTGACGGCTGCGGCGCCCGCCTTCTACACCACCGCCGAACTCGCGCGCGCAGCTGGGGTCACGCGGCGCACCGTCATGCACTACGCCGAGCTGGGGCTGCTGGCCCCCGATCAGGTCACCGCGTCGGGGCGATCGCTGTACGGCCCCTACGCGCTGCGGCTGCTGCGCGACGTCATGGATATGCGCGCCCTGGGCATGACCCTGGAAGAAGCGCGCGACATGGTCACGCTGCGCCGGGCCACCCACGCGGTGGACGGAACCTACCGGCGCGACTGGACGCGGGCGGACGTGCCCCTGAGCGACGAACGCCTGGACGCCCTGCATGCCCGGCTGCGGGCCATCCACGGCGCCTACGAGCGGCAGGCCGACAACCTCGCCCGCTTCGACCGCTGGCTGACCAAGCGCTTTACCGGTGCGCTGGCCTCTGAGCCCGAGGCGCCCGGAGACGGCGCCGACCACACGGAGTAG
- a CDS encoding type I phosphomannose isomerase catalytic subunit: MTQPSGSLEQRLFSLEPQYHERVWGGQRLRAATPPVGEAWVAGEGSRVTAGPHAGASVGELSAQYPAALLGEAARLGGRFPLLIKLLDCADWLSVQVHPNDDQARRMVGPGEFGKTEAWHFLEVEPGAAILAGVTPGTTPDELRRAILAGKVMEVSQRQEPRAGETLFIPAGTLHALGPGLLLYEVQQTSDTTYRVYDWDRPASAGRQLHLQESAEVTDAHAQARLTPPPAPGQAEFRAVTCPFFGLDVLALQEGAALRGDPAGQSPHLLTVVEGEVSVTCGDEELHLGLYDTALVSAGAGGYELRTSGAARVLRAGVPTGA, translated from the coding sequence ATGACTCAGCCTTCCGGTTCCCTCGAGCAACGCCTCTTCTCCCTGGAGCCGCAGTACCACGAGCGGGTCTGGGGCGGCCAGCGGCTACGCGCCGCCACACCGCCGGTCGGTGAGGCCTGGGTGGCGGGCGAGGGGAGCCGCGTGACGGCCGGGCCTCACGCCGGAGCCAGCGTGGGCGAGCTGAGCGCGCAGTACCCCGCAGCGCTGCTGGGCGAGGCCGCGCGGCTGGGGGGACGTTTTCCACTGCTGATCAAGCTGCTCGACTGCGCCGACTGGCTCAGCGTTCAGGTCCACCCGAACGACGATCAGGCGCGGCGCATGGTAGGACCGGGAGAGTTCGGCAAGACCGAGGCCTGGCACTTTCTGGAGGTCGAGCCGGGCGCGGCCATCCTCGCCGGCGTGACGCCGGGCACCACGCCGGACGAACTGCGGCGGGCCATCCTGGCGGGCAAGGTGATGGAGGTCTCGCAGCGCCAGGAGCCTAGAGCGGGCGAGACGCTGTTCATTCCGGCGGGCACCCTACACGCCCTGGGGCCGGGGCTGCTGCTGTACGAGGTGCAGCAGACGAGCGACACCACCTACCGCGTCTACGACTGGGACCGCCCCGCCAGCGCAGGCCGGCAGCTTCACCTTCAGGAGTCGGCTGAGGTGACCGACGCGCACGCCCAGGCCCGGCTCACGCCGCCGCCCGCGCCCGGCCAGGCCGAGTTCCGCGCCGTGACCTGTCCCTTCTTTGGGCTCGACGTGCTGGCACTCCAGGAGGGCGCGGCGCTACGCGGCGACCCGGCCGGCCAGTCGCCGCACCTCCTGACCGTGGTGGAGGGCGAGGTCAGCGTGACCTGCGGCGACGAGGAACTTCACCTCGGGCTCTACGACACCGCCCTCGTCAGTGCCGGGGCCGGCGGCTACGAACTGCGGACCAGCGGCGCGGCGCGGGTGCTGCGCGCAGGGGTTCCTACCGGCGCCTGA
- a CDS encoding NADPH:quinone oxidoreductase family protein, whose product MRALLCQAFAEPETLTVQDLADPVPGPGEVVIAVQAAGVNYPDALMVQGLYQVRPPLPFVPGAEAAGTVAALGEGVTGLELGQPVVAFTGTGAFATHLLAPAAAVLPLPPGLSPAVAATLPLAYGTSMHALVDRAKLQAGETLLVLGAAGGVGLAAVMIGKALGARVIAGVGSAQKASVAREHGADEVVNYTETDLREALKALCGKNGPDVIYDPVGGDLAEPAFRSIGWGGRYLVVGFAGGDIPKLPLNLPLLKGASLMGVFWGEFARRDPRGNARNFAQLAAWVASGQVRPLVSERYPLERGPEAMRALLERHVTGKVVLTP is encoded by the coding sequence ATGCGTGCCCTGCTGTGCCAAGCGTTCGCCGAACCCGAGACCCTGACCGTGCAGGACCTCGCCGACCCCGTGCCCGGCCCCGGCGAGGTCGTCATCGCCGTGCAGGCCGCCGGCGTCAACTATCCCGACGCCCTGATGGTGCAGGGGCTGTACCAGGTGCGCCCGCCGCTGCCCTTCGTGCCGGGCGCGGAAGCGGCGGGTACGGTCGCGGCACTCGGCGAGGGCGTGACCGGGCTGGAGCTTGGGCAGCCGGTGGTGGCCTTCACCGGCACCGGGGCCTTCGCCACGCACCTGCTCGCACCGGCGGCTGCCGTATTGCCGCTGCCGCCCGGCCTGTCCCCTGCGGTCGCCGCGACGCTGCCGCTGGCCTACGGTACGTCCATGCACGCCCTGGTGGACCGCGCGAAGCTCCAGGCCGGCGAGACCCTTCTCGTGCTCGGCGCGGCGGGGGGCGTGGGCCTCGCGGCCGTCATGATTGGCAAGGCACTCGGCGCGCGGGTGATCGCCGGGGTGGGGAGCGCCCAGAAGGCGTCGGTGGCCCGCGAGCACGGCGCCGACGAGGTCGTCAACTACACCGAGACGGACCTGCGCGAGGCCCTCAAGGCCCTGTGCGGCAAAAATGGCCCCGACGTAATCTATGACCCGGTCGGCGGCGACCTGGCCGAACCGGCCTTCCGCAGCATCGGCTGGGGCGGGCGCTACCTCGTGGTGGGCTTCGCAGGCGGCGACATTCCCAAGCTGCCGCTCAATCTGCCTCTGCTCAAGGGCGCCTCGCTGATGGGAGTGTTCTGGGGAGAATTCGCGAGGCGGGACCCGCGCGGAAACGCCCGCAACTTCGCGCAGCTCGCCGCGTGGGTGGCGTCGGGGCAGGTGCGGCCACTCGTCAGCGAGCGCTATCCGCTGGAGCGCGGCCCCGAGGCGATGCGCGCCCTGCTGGAGCGCCACGTGACCGGCAAGGTCGTCCTGACGCCGTGA
- the cobT gene encoding nicotinate-nucleotide--dimethylbenzimidazole phosphoribosyltransferase has product MTPELTELLQSVRPADEAAMQAARERQSQLTKPSGALGDLEALSVRLAGVFGTPLPDPQGVAVIVAAGDHGVAAEGVSAFPPEVTGAMVANFLADTPAGPGGAAVNALARSVGARVYVMDAGVAATLPKHPRLVRAAVRPGTRNLRREAAMTRAETESLILAGAALARQAIEDGADLLIPGEMGIGNTTPAAALTARLLHLDAAEVTGHGTGVDGAALAHKVAVIREALERSAVTDPLDVLAEFGGFEIAAMLGVMLQAAASRRAVILDGFVEGSAALVGVALVPALADYLFPAGECAERGHAAQLSHLGLKPMFRLGLRLGEGTGGVLAAPLLRGAAATLREMRTFAEAGVPTA; this is encoded by the coding sequence ATGACTCCCGAACTAACCGAGCTTCTCCAGTCCGTCCGCCCCGCCGACGAGGCCGCCATGCAGGCCGCCCGCGAGCGCCAATCGCAGCTGACCAAACCGTCGGGCGCGCTGGGCGACCTCGAAGCCCTGAGTGTGCGCCTCGCGGGCGTGTTCGGCACTCCCCTTCCCGACCCGCAGGGCGTCGCGGTGATCGTCGCGGCGGGCGACCACGGCGTCGCAGCCGAGGGCGTCAGCGCCTTTCCGCCCGAGGTGACGGGCGCGATGGTCGCCAACTTCCTGGCCGACACGCCGGCCGGCCCCGGCGGCGCGGCCGTGAACGCCCTGGCCCGCAGTGTGGGCGCGCGCGTGTACGTGATGGACGCGGGCGTGGCGGCCACGCTGCCCAAACACCCCCGCCTCGTGCGCGCCGCCGTGCGCCCCGGCACCCGCAACCTGCGCCGCGAGGCCGCCATGACCCGCGCCGAGACCGAGTCTCTGATCCTGGCCGGGGCGGCGCTGGCCCGCCAGGCCATCGAGGACGGCGCCGACCTTCTGATTCCCGGCGAGATGGGGATCGGCAACACAACACCCGCCGCCGCTCTCACGGCCCGGCTGCTGCATTTGGACGCGGCCGAGGTCACGGGGCACGGCACGGGCGTGGACGGCGCCGCGCTGGCTCACAAGGTCGCTGTGATCCGGGAGGCACTGGAACGCAGCGCCGTGACGGACCCGCTGGATGTGCTGGCCGAGTTCGGCGGTTTCGAGATCGCGGCGATGCTGGGCGTGATGCTCCAGGCGGCGGCCTCGCGGCGCGCGGTAATTCTCGACGGCTTCGTGGAGGGCAGCGCGGCCCTGGTCGGCGTGGCGCTCGTGCCCGCCCTGGCCGACTACCTGTTTCCGGCCGGCGAGTGCGCCGAGCGTGGGCACGCGGCGCAGCTCTCACACCTGGGCCTGAAACCCATGTTCCGCCTGGGCCTGCGTCTGGGCGAGGGCACGGGCGGGGTGCTGGCCGCGCCGCTGCTGCGGGGCGCCGCCGCGACCCTGCGCGAGATGCGGACCTTCGCGGAGGCCGGGGTGCCGACCGCGTGA
- the ftsH gene encoding ATP-dependent zinc metalloprotease FtsH produces MRRLNPWLIVLFVLALFLMFSQTSLPGRTTVNYNQFKALLADNRIESVVVRENNATVRTKDGTTLPVQTPQGVQQRDVQQFTVRLPGSAATPDATLISQLEAQNVQYRFEAPSQWLNILLSLLPILLLVGMMYFFFMRAQGGQSGVMQFGQSRAKKYGKENRVQTKFTDVAGHEEAKRELIEVVDFLKNPGKYHQIGAEIPKGVLLVGPPGTGKTLLARAIAGEADVPFFSVSASEFMEMFVGVGASRVRTLFEDARKSAPAIMFIDEIDSIGRKRGAGIGGGHDEREQTLNQILSEMDGFDKASSVIVLGATNRPDVLDPALLRPGRFDRQVTIDLPNLKEREAILKVHLRNKPLGEGVDVPEIAKSTPYFSGADLKNVTNEAALEAARLSKTKIDMSDFYRALDKITLGLENGSLTISPEEKRAIAFHEAGHAVTAAVIPGSDKLQKVSIIPRGRALGAAFYLPEEQVLMSKERLENQLVVSLGGRAAEEVFTGNVTSGAADDFRKATNIARKMVLEWGMGENFKNMALTTDSGPVFLGEDMAKPKAFSEHTSQLVDEDVKRILNRAYERAKSLVTEYSQAMHEVTEALLTQELITGDVVRDAVARMQGSQPMPNTTA; encoded by the coding sequence TTGAGGCGCTTAAATCCCTGGCTCATCGTCCTGTTCGTCCTGGCCCTGTTCCTGATGTTCTCGCAGACATCGCTGCCCGGACGCACTACCGTCAATTACAACCAGTTCAAGGCCCTACTTGCCGACAACCGCATCGAGAGCGTCGTCGTGCGCGAGAACAACGCAACCGTGCGGACCAAGGACGGCACTACCCTGCCCGTGCAGACGCCGCAGGGGGTCCAGCAGCGCGACGTGCAGCAGTTCACGGTGCGCCTGCCCGGCAGCGCCGCTACGCCCGACGCCACGCTCATCAGCCAGCTCGAGGCGCAGAACGTGCAGTACCGCTTCGAGGCGCCCAGCCAGTGGCTCAACATCCTGCTGAGCCTGCTGCCCATCTTGCTGCTCGTCGGCATGATGTACTTCTTCTTCATGCGTGCCCAGGGCGGCCAGAGCGGCGTCATGCAGTTCGGGCAGTCGCGGGCCAAGAAGTACGGCAAGGAAAACCGCGTTCAGACCAAGTTCACCGACGTGGCCGGTCACGAGGAAGCCAAGCGCGAACTCATCGAGGTCGTGGACTTCCTGAAGAACCCCGGCAAGTACCACCAGATCGGCGCCGAGATTCCCAAGGGCGTGCTGCTCGTGGGCCCTCCCGGCACCGGTAAGACGCTGCTGGCCCGCGCCATCGCCGGCGAAGCCGACGTGCCCTTCTTCTCGGTGAGCGCCTCGGAATTCATGGAGATGTTCGTGGGGGTCGGCGCCAGCCGCGTGCGCACCCTGTTTGAGGACGCCCGTAAGAGCGCGCCCGCCATCATGTTCATCGATGAAATCGACTCCATCGGGCGCAAGCGCGGTGCGGGCATCGGCGGCGGGCACGACGAGCGCGAGCAGACGCTGAACCAGATCCTCTCGGAGATGGACGGCTTCGACAAGGCCAGCAGCGTCATCGTGCTCGGCGCGACCAACCGCCCCGACGTGCTTGACCCCGCCCTGCTGCGTCCCGGCCGTTTCGACCGTCAGGTGACCATCGACCTGCCCAACCTCAAGGAGCGCGAGGCCATCTTGAAGGTGCACCTGCGCAACAAGCCGCTGGGCGAGGGCGTGGACGTCCCCGAGATCGCCAAGAGCACGCCGTACTTCTCGGGGGCCGACCTCAAGAACGTGACCAACGAGGCGGCGCTGGAAGCCGCCCGCCTGAGCAAAACCAAGATCGACATGAGCGACTTCTACCGCGCGCTCGACAAGATCACCCTGGGTCTGGAGAACGGCTCGCTGACCATCAGCCCCGAGGAAAAGCGCGCCATCGCCTTCCACGAGGCCGGGCACGCCGTCACGGCGGCCGTGATCCCTGGCAGCGACAAGCTCCAGAAGGTGAGCATCATTCCGCGTGGCCGCGCGCTGGGCGCCGCTTTTTACCTGCCCGAAGAGCAGGTGCTGATGAGCAAGGAACGCCTGGAAAACCAGCTCGTCGTATCGCTGGGTGGGCGCGCCGCCGAGGAAGTCTTTACCGGAAACGTGACCTCGGGCGCCGCCGACGACTTCCGCAAGGCCACCAACATCGCCCGCAAGATGGTGCTGGAGTGGGGCATGGGCGAGAACTTCAAGAACATGGCCCTGACCACCGATTCCGGCCCTGTGTTCCTGGGCGAGGATATGGCCAAGCCCAAAGCCTTCTCCGAGCACACCTCGCAGCTCGTGGACGAGGATGTCAAGCGCATCCTGAACCGGGCCTACGAGCGCGCCAAGAGCCTCGTGACCGAGTACTCGCAGGCCATGCACGAAGTCACCGAAGCCCTGCTGACCCAGGAGCTGATCACCGGTGACGTAGTGCGCGACGCAGTCGCCCGGATGCAGGGCAGCCAGCCGATGCCCAACACGACCGCCTGA
- a CDS encoding adenosylcobinamide-GDP ribazoletransferase: protein MSWRREVRAAHLALTFLTTLPLPHTKELAEGDFARAAAYYPLAGYAVGGLVALMLWLPLPLPEGVRAALALAAWLALTGMLHFDGLVDSGDALFAATTPARRLEILRDVHVGAFGLATGALTLLALWSVLSSSLPVYAPLVAAVAARTALLVPMRLFPAARAGAPGRPSLGAQSRGGRLWPALLLAAPTLLLSGAGAAWVWALGATLLVSVFAARRLGGGLTGDSYGAAVTLAELAALCALAAGRS from the coding sequence GTGAGCTGGCGGCGGGAGGTCCGGGCTGCGCATCTGGCCCTGACCTTCCTGACCACGCTGCCGCTGCCCCACACGAAGGAGCTCGCAGAGGGCGACTTCGCGCGGGCGGCGGCCTACTACCCCCTGGCCGGATACGCGGTGGGCGGGCTGGTGGCCCTGATGCTCTGGTTGCCCCTGCCGCTGCCGGAGGGGGTGCGGGCCGCGCTGGCCCTCGCCGCGTGGCTGGCCCTGACAGGGATGCTGCACTTCGATGGACTGGTAGACAGCGGAGACGCCCTGTTCGCCGCGACCACGCCTGCACGGCGGCTGGAGATCCTGCGCGATGTGCATGTCGGCGCTTTCGGGCTGGCGACGGGAGCACTGACCCTGCTCGCGCTGTGGAGCGTGCTCTCCTCTTCCCTGCCCGTCTATGCCCCGCTGGTGGCGGCGGTGGCCGCCCGCACAGCGCTGCTGGTCCCCATGCGGCTGTTCCCGGCCGCGCGGGCGGGAGCACCGGGCCGGCCCTCCCTGGGCGCACAGTCGCGGGGTGGGCGCCTGTGGCCCGCGCTGCTGCTCGCCGCGCCCACGCTGCTGCTGTCGGGGGCAGGGGCCGCCTGGGTCTGGGCGCTGGGGGCCACGCTGCTCGTGTCGGTCTTCGCGGCGCGGCGCCTGGGCGGCGGCCTGACCGGCGACAGCTACGGCGCGGCCGTCACCCTCGCCGAACTCGCGGCCCTGTGCGCGCTGGCGGCGGGCCGGAGCTGA
- a CDS encoding YhgE/Pip domain-containing protein has product MGFREDFRQLSPAERSLWRHPMMWVSAAAIAAVPLLYVTIYLGSSLDPYGNLDRLPVALVNLDQGAVRQGKTYDLGTETLRELRQEPAFAYTVFRTEAEAQEAVRRGQMYFSLTIPPEFSRQAVAGDSRQHGLLKFYVSQGSSYFASRVASSFATTLSDRLNRTLGENRWEVVQASLARSEKSLADLRAATTKLRDGAQTLSGGAERLAAGATRLDSGAQQASTSAAQLAAGAGTLAGGVKTLTAGTGRLSSGLRQLEAAAPGEAQLAPLRQGAGQVAQGARALSGGLGDLASGAGQLATGAASARSGAGKVSQGNAALADQLPRLSQGLGQLSQGAGTLAQGAAASGKGAQQLATGAGTLKTQLGALAQAAPAPLKPGATAAAGRAEQLAQGATELAAGTAELSQGAATLSARSREAAQGAQAAATGAASLKTGSAQLAAGTGQVAQGASSLSAGAKKAATSAQTLASGAAGVGRGVETLAQGNLKIKTALGDITGQLPRDADLGRLDTGAATLAARSADLSGGLKTLAQGSSELRQGAASLQSGAQQLSSGLSQLSARLPPQPESLGGDPAGLSASVLPVTQTFAPVANNGAGFAPYFLALSLWVGVTLTTFIFPYQQLARSSRGTSQWSRALRKAAVPALLVCVQALLVVAGVHALGVEFVHPVQVVVTALASSLTFLALVLALVFLFGAAGRLVALVLLVVQLAASGGSYPVELSPGIFRALHGWLPVTQSVGAFRHAITGAYQGQYPVLMLSLAGMFAVSVALWLLGRRRWEFVPDEHFRPLIASPLAAGTDD; this is encoded by the coding sequence ATGGGATTTCGTGAAGATTTCAGGCAGTTGAGCCCCGCCGAGCGCAGTCTGTGGCGTCATCCGATGATGTGGGTGTCGGCGGCGGCCATCGCGGCAGTGCCGTTGCTATATGTGACCATCTATCTGGGCAGCTCGCTCGACCCCTACGGCAATCTCGACCGCCTGCCGGTGGCGCTGGTAAATCTCGATCAGGGTGCAGTGCGTCAGGGCAAGACCTATGACCTGGGCACCGAAACCCTGCGGGAACTGCGTCAGGAACCGGCCTTCGCCTATACGGTGTTCCGGACCGAGGCCGAGGCGCAGGAGGCAGTGAGGCGCGGGCAGATGTATTTCTCGCTTACCATCCCTCCTGAGTTCAGCCGTCAGGCGGTAGCGGGCGACAGTCGCCAGCACGGCCTGCTGAAGTTCTACGTGTCGCAGGGCAGCAGCTATTTCGCCAGCCGCGTGGCCTCCAGCTTCGCCACGACCTTGAGCGACCGCCTCAACCGCACGCTCGGTGAGAACCGCTGGGAGGTCGTGCAGGCGTCGTTGGCCCGTTCGGAGAAGAGTCTGGCGGACCTGCGAGCGGCCACGACCAAGCTGCGCGACGGCGCGCAGACCCTCAGTGGGGGCGCCGAGCGGCTGGCGGCCGGGGCTACGCGCCTCGACAGTGGAGCGCAGCAGGCGAGTACCAGCGCCGCTCAGCTCGCGGCCGGGGCCGGCACGCTGGCGGGGGGGGTCAAGACCCTGACCGCCGGTACGGGCCGGCTGTCGAGTGGCCTGCGTCAGCTGGAAGCCGCCGCGCCCGGCGAGGCTCAGCTTGCTCCGCTGCGTCAGGGGGCTGGGCAGGTCGCGCAGGGGGCCAGGGCACTGTCGGGGGGGCTGGGCGACCTAGCGTCGGGGGCCGGGCAGCTGGCGACCGGCGCCGCCTCGGCCCGCAGTGGGGCAGGCAAGGTGAGCCAGGGCAATGCGGCGCTCGCGGACCAGCTGCCTAGGCTTTCGCAGGGGCTGGGACAGCTCTCGCAGGGTGCAGGCACGCTGGCGCAGGGTGCGGCGGCGTCGGGGAAGGGCGCGCAGCAACTGGCGACCGGCGCTGGGACGCTGAAGACCCAGCTGGGGGCGCTGGCGCAGGCCGCGCCTGCCCCCTTGAAGCCGGGGGCCACCGCCGCTGCCGGGAGAGCCGAACAGCTCGCCCAGGGGGCCACCGAACTGGCCGCGGGCACGGCTGAACTCTCGCAGGGCGCGGCCACGCTGTCGGCCCGCAGCCGGGAGGCGGCCCAGGGCGCCCAGGCCGCCGCCACGGGCGCGGCCAGCCTGAAGACTGGTAGCGCGCAGCTCGCCGCGGGAACGGGTCAGGTCGCGCAGGGCGCCTCGTCGCTGTCGGCAGGGGCCAAAAAGGCGGCGACCAGTGCGCAGACCCTGGCAAGCGGCGCGGCCGGAGTCGGGCGCGGCGTGGAGACCCTCGCCCAGGGCAACCTGAAGATCAAGACGGCCCTCGGGGACATCACGGGCCAGCTGCCTAGAGACGCCGACCTCGGGCGGCTGGACACGGGGGCGGCTACCCTGGCAGCCCGCTCGGCCGACCTGTCCGGCGGCCTGAAGACGCTGGCGCAGGGCAGCAGTGAGCTGCGTCAGGGCGCGGCCAGTCTCCAGAGCGGCGCGCAGCAGCTGTCGAGCGGGCTCTCGCAGCTTTCGGCCCGGCTGCCGCCCCAGCCCGAGAGCTTGGGCGGCGACCCGGCTGGCCTGAGCGCCAGCGTCCTGCCGGTCACGCAGACGTTCGCGCCGGTCGCCAACAACGGCGCCGGGTTCGCGCCCTACTTCCTGGCTCTGAGCCTGTGGGTGGGCGTCACGCTGACCACCTTCATCTTTCCGTACCAGCAACTGGCCCGCAGCAGCCGGGGCACCTCGCAGTGGTCCCGCGCGCTGCGCAAGGCCGCCGTGCCCGCGCTGCTCGTGTGTGTGCAGGCGCTGCTCGTCGTGGCCGGTGTGCACGCGCTGGGGGTGGAGTTCGTGCATCCGGTGCAGGTTGTCGTGACCGCCCTGGCCTCCAGCCTGACCTTCCTGGCCCTCGTGCTGGCGCTCGTGTTCCTGTTCGGCGCGGCCGGGCGCCTCGTGGCCCTCGTGCTGCTCGTCGTGCAGCTCGCGGCTTCGGGCGGCAGCTATCCGGTCGAACTCTCCCCCGGGATCTTCCGCGCGCTGCACGGCTGGTTGCCGGTCACGCAGAGCGTCGGGGCCTTTCGGCACGCCATCACGGGTGCGTACCAGGGTCAGTATCCGGTGCTCATGCTCTCGCTGGCGGGCATGTTCGCCGTGAGCGTGGCGCTGTGGCTGCTCGGCCGTCGGCGCTGGGAATTCGTGCCCGACGAGCACTTCAGGCCGCTGATCGCCTCGCCGCTGGCGGCGGGTACGGACGACTGA